The Doryrhamphus excisus isolate RoL2022-K1 chromosome 1, RoL_Dexc_1.0, whole genome shotgun sequence genome includes a window with the following:
- the LOC131134356 gene encoding myeloid-associated differentiation marker-like protein 2, with translation MDSQGAPYLNTGALLSPLGAARLCQLAMGCAVIAMVTHSAGHSGSHGMFCMAVWCFCFAMSIVVFFLDATRLYSCLPISWDNLTVTCAAFATLVYVTASVVYPLFFIRSECPYAGCDVRNYRIAVTICSILGALAYGSEVALCRARPGRAVVGYMATVSGLLKVVQGFVACVIFGALANGSQYSRYAATIYCVVVYSFCFSLTAVVVIMTVCGRTKSVRCMPFDRFVVVCTLLEVLLYLSASVVWPVFCFDTKYGSPWRPSSCPQGECPWDSKVVVAVFSFVNFVLYVTDLVYSQRIRFVSSRLSTSSRA, from the exons ATGGATTCTCAAGGTGCTCCATACCTGAACACCGGGGCACTGCTGTCACCTCTTGGTGCTGCCCGACTTTGCCAGCTGGCAATGGGCTGTGCTGTGATCGCCATGGTAACCCACAGTGCCGGACACAGCGGTTCACATGGCATGTTCTGCATGGCCGTTTGGTGCTTCTGCTTTGCCATGTCCATTGTGGTCTTCTTCTTGGATGCCACTCGTCTCTACAGCTGCCTGCCGATTTCCTGGGACAACCTGACGGTCACATGTGCCGCCTTTGCCACTCTTGT GTATGTGACAGCCTCTGTGGTCTACCCGCTCTTCTTCATCCGATCCGAGTGTCCCTACGCCGGCTGCGATGTCCGAAATTACCGCATCGCCGTCACCATCTGTTCCATCCTGGGAGCACTGGCCTACGGGTCTGAGGTGGCCTTGTGTCGAGCCAGGCCGGGCCGGGCTGTGGTGGGCTACATGGCCACGGTCTCTGGGCTCCTTAAAGTGGTCCAAGGCTTTGTGGCCTGCGTCATCTTCGGCGCTTTGGCCAACGGGAGCCAGTATTCCCGCTACGCAGCCACCATCTACTGTGTAGTGGTCTATTCTTTCTGCTTCTCTCTGACTGCAGTCGTGGTCATCATGACGGTGTGCGGGCGCACCAAGTCGGTGCGCTGTATGCCCTTCGATCGCTTTGTGGTGGTGTGCACCCTGTTGGAGGTCCTTCTATACTTGAGTGCGTCGGTGGTGTGGCCCGTATTCTGTTTTGACACCAAATATGGCTCCCCTTGGCGACCATCGTCCTGTCCTCAAGGGGAATGTCCATGGGACAGTAAAGTTGTGGTGGCCGTCTTCTCCTTTGTCAACTTTGTGCTGTATGTGACAGACCTGGTCTACTCTCAGAGGATACGCTTTGTCTCGTCACGTTTGTCCACCTCCTCTAGGGCGTAG
- the aspscr1 gene encoding tether containing UBX domain for GLUT4 isoform X2: protein MAASGTAVMVLTPNGRRQTVKVLPNTPLLQVLEEVCRKHEFNPDNYGLKFQRTVLDLTLQWRFANLPNNAKLEMVPSTRNQTLPDSQVRIALQMEDGSRLQGCFSCGQSLWELLTHFPQISVSELSQAGSTPVCVYMRDEVCGEEALKKATLKSLGLTGGSAIVRFLFKKNKAIEEEDSMDTTQAATDEYPASSATQPAPSLSQSSASDAKHKHSNTTLPKEIVPAPSPVSAMSTLPVQQDSVAKVQDGAQPVGRGVPEHDGQEAGPSSLISQPFIPFSGGGQRLGGPGGSAVRPSSSVSSSSLTSAVESPKAKKSKPSHSSATTHGPTANNSNEDIDEAAKFLEPVEREPLVYHMESLSRHAKEDVELPDEFFEVTVDDVRKRFAQLKSERKLLEEAPLMTKSLRETLMKEKMDRYPKVVLRVQFPDGHVLQGFFRPLETVGAVMHFVRSHLEDPQLTFYLFITPPKKILDDLGVTLFQADLFPGALVYFGCDVKTDFYLKKELLSSSVSALQANESIASCMLQSAEHSPGSSATADAMPASLQPSPDTSASTEGGENLSANIPQAAKTNRSDVGKVPKWLKLPGKK, encoded by the exons ATGGCCGCCAGCGGTACAGCTGTGATGGTGCTGACTCCAAATGGAAGACGACAGACAGTTAAAGTGCTTCCGAACACACCGTTATTGCAG GTGCTGGAAGAGGTATGCAGAAAGCATGAATTCAACCCCGACAATTACGGCTTGAA GTTTCAGAGGACTGTTCTTGACCTGACGCTGCAGTGGAGGTTTGCTAACTTGCCCAATAATGCCAAGCTGGAAATGGTGCCAAGTACAAGGAACCAGACCCTACCTGATAGTCAG GTGCGGATCGCGCTGCAGATGGAGGATGGCTCTCGCCTCCAGGGTTGTTTTTCTTGTGGTCAGAGTCTTTGGGAACTGCTGACACATTTTCCTCaaatcag TGTGTCAGAGCTGTCCCAGGCTGGTTCCACCCccgtgtgtgtttacatgcgAGATGAG GTGTGTGGGGAAGAGGCCCTCAAGAAGGCCACTCTGAAATCATTGGGCCTCACTGGAGGAAGTGCCATTGTCAG GTTTTTGTTCAAAAAGAACAAAGCCATAGAAGAGGAAGATAGCATGGATACAACTCAAGCCGCCACTGATGAATACCCAGCTAGCTCAGCCACTCAGCCTGCTCCATCACTTTCACAAAGCTCAGCATCCGATGCAAAACATAAACACTCCAACACTACTCTGCCAAAGGAAATTGTTCCTGCTCCCTCTCCCGTTTCTGCCATGAGCACACTCCCAGTTCAACAGGACAGTGTAGCCAAAGTCCAAGATGGAGCTCAACCAGTTGGAAGAGGAGTGCCGGAGCATGATGGCCAGGAAGCAGGACCATCAAGCTTAATCTCCCAGCCATTCATTCCTTTTTCTGGTGGCGGTCAGCGCCTTGGCGGTCCAGGAGGAAGTGCAGTCAGACCCTCCTCTTCTGTATCATCTTCATCTCTGACATCTGCAGTAGAATCACCCAAAGCCAAGAAATCCAAGCCTTCCCACAGTTCAGCCACCACG CACGGACCCACTGCCAACAATTCAAATGAGGACATTGATGAAGCAGCGAAGTTCTTAgag CCGGTGGAGAGAGAGCCCCTCGTCTACCATATGGAATCTCTGTCCCGTCACGCAAAAGAAGACGTCGAGTTGCCGGATGAGTTTTTTGAAGTGACGGTGGATGATGTACGGAAGCGCTTTGCCCAGCTGAAGAGTGAAAG GAAATTGTTGGAGGAGGCACCCCTGATGACTAAAAGTCTTCGAGAAACTCTGATGAAAGAGAAGATGGACAGATACCCCAAA GTGGTCCTGAGGGTCCAGTTTCCAGATGGACACGTTCTCCAGGGCTTCTTCCGCCCCCTTGAGACAG TCGGGGCTGTGATGCATTTTGTAAGGAGCCACTTGGAGGATCCACAGCTCACTTTTTACTTGT TCATcacccctccaaaaaaaattctggatGATCTCGGTGTCACACTTTTCCAG GCCGACCTGTTTCCTGGGGCTCTGGTGTACTTCGGCTGTGACGTGAAGACAG ACTTCTACTTAAAGAAGGAACTCCTCAGCTCTTCTGTCTCGGCTTTACAAGCAAATGAATCCATTGCAAG CTGCATGCTCCAGTCAGCAGAACATTCCCCCGGCTCTTCGGCCACTGCAGACGCGATGCCTGCTTCTCTCCAGCCATCTCCTGACACCAGCGCATCCACAGAGGGCGGTGAAAACTTGTCCGCAAACATCCCCCAGGCTGCTAAGACCAACAGATCTGATGTGGGCAAGGTGCCCAAGTGGCTAAAGCTTCCAG GTAAGAAATAA
- the aspscr1 gene encoding tether containing UBX domain for GLUT4 isoform X1, translating to MAASGTAVMVLTPNGRRQTVKVLPNTPLLQVLEEVCRKHEFNPDNYGLKFQRTVLDLTLQWRFANLPNNAKLEMVPSTRNQTLPDSQVRIALQMEDGSRLQGCFSCGQSLWELLTHFPQISVSELSQAGSTPVCVYMRDEVCGEEALKKATLKSLGLTGGSAIVRFLFKKNKAIEEEDSMDTTQAATDEYPASSATQPAPSLSQSSASDAKHKHSNTTLPKEIVPAPSPVSAMSTLPVQQDSVAKVQDGAQPVGRGVPEHDGQEAGPSSLISQPFIPFSGGGQRLGGPGGSAVRPSSSVSSSSLTSAVESPKAKKSKPSHSSATTVRQKHGPTANNSNEDIDEAAKFLEPVEREPLVYHMESLSRHAKEDVELPDEFFEVTVDDVRKRFAQLKSERKLLEEAPLMTKSLRETLMKEKMDRYPKVVLRVQFPDGHVLQGFFRPLETVGAVMHFVRSHLEDPQLTFYLFITPPKKILDDLGVTLFQADLFPGALVYFGCDVKTDFYLKKELLSSSVSALQANESIASCMLQSAEHSPGSSATADAMPASLQPSPDTSASTEGGENLSANIPQAAKTNRSDVGKVPKWLKLPGKK from the exons ATGGCCGCCAGCGGTACAGCTGTGATGGTGCTGACTCCAAATGGAAGACGACAGACAGTTAAAGTGCTTCCGAACACACCGTTATTGCAG GTGCTGGAAGAGGTATGCAGAAAGCATGAATTCAACCCCGACAATTACGGCTTGAA GTTTCAGAGGACTGTTCTTGACCTGACGCTGCAGTGGAGGTTTGCTAACTTGCCCAATAATGCCAAGCTGGAAATGGTGCCAAGTACAAGGAACCAGACCCTACCTGATAGTCAG GTGCGGATCGCGCTGCAGATGGAGGATGGCTCTCGCCTCCAGGGTTGTTTTTCTTGTGGTCAGAGTCTTTGGGAACTGCTGACACATTTTCCTCaaatcag TGTGTCAGAGCTGTCCCAGGCTGGTTCCACCCccgtgtgtgtttacatgcgAGATGAG GTGTGTGGGGAAGAGGCCCTCAAGAAGGCCACTCTGAAATCATTGGGCCTCACTGGAGGAAGTGCCATTGTCAG GTTTTTGTTCAAAAAGAACAAAGCCATAGAAGAGGAAGATAGCATGGATACAACTCAAGCCGCCACTGATGAATACCCAGCTAGCTCAGCCACTCAGCCTGCTCCATCACTTTCACAAAGCTCAGCATCCGATGCAAAACATAAACACTCCAACACTACTCTGCCAAAGGAAATTGTTCCTGCTCCCTCTCCCGTTTCTGCCATGAGCACACTCCCAGTTCAACAGGACAGTGTAGCCAAAGTCCAAGATGGAGCTCAACCAGTTGGAAGAGGAGTGCCGGAGCATGATGGCCAGGAAGCAGGACCATCAAGCTTAATCTCCCAGCCATTCATTCCTTTTTCTGGTGGCGGTCAGCGCCTTGGCGGTCCAGGAGGAAGTGCAGTCAGACCCTCCTCTTCTGTATCATCTTCATCTCTGACATCTGCAGTAGAATCACCCAAAGCCAAGAAATCCAAGCCTTCCCACAGTTCAGCCACCACGGTGCGACAGAAG CACGGACCCACTGCCAACAATTCAAATGAGGACATTGATGAAGCAGCGAAGTTCTTAgag CCGGTGGAGAGAGAGCCCCTCGTCTACCATATGGAATCTCTGTCCCGTCACGCAAAAGAAGACGTCGAGTTGCCGGATGAGTTTTTTGAAGTGACGGTGGATGATGTACGGAAGCGCTTTGCCCAGCTGAAGAGTGAAAG GAAATTGTTGGAGGAGGCACCCCTGATGACTAAAAGTCTTCGAGAAACTCTGATGAAAGAGAAGATGGACAGATACCCCAAA GTGGTCCTGAGGGTCCAGTTTCCAGATGGACACGTTCTCCAGGGCTTCTTCCGCCCCCTTGAGACAG TCGGGGCTGTGATGCATTTTGTAAGGAGCCACTTGGAGGATCCACAGCTCACTTTTTACTTGT TCATcacccctccaaaaaaaattctggatGATCTCGGTGTCACACTTTTCCAG GCCGACCTGTTTCCTGGGGCTCTGGTGTACTTCGGCTGTGACGTGAAGACAG ACTTCTACTTAAAGAAGGAACTCCTCAGCTCTTCTGTCTCGGCTTTACAAGCAAATGAATCCATTGCAAG CTGCATGCTCCAGTCAGCAGAACATTCCCCCGGCTCTTCGGCCACTGCAGACGCGATGCCTGCTTCTCTCCAGCCATCTCCTGACACCAGCGCATCCACAGAGGGCGGTGAAAACTTGTCCGCAAACATCCCCCAGGCTGCTAAGACCAACAGATCTGATGTGGGCAAGGTGCCCAAGTGGCTAAAGCTTCCAG GTAAGAAATAA
- the pycr1b gene encoding pyrroline-5-carboxylate reductase 1b translates to MSVGFIGAGQLAHALVKGFTAAGVIATHRITASSPDTDLPTVTGLRKMGVSLTTSNKETVSKSDVLFLAVKPHIIPFVLDEIGPDIEDRHLIVSCAAGVTISSIEKKLLQYRSAPKVMRCMTNTPVVVREGATVYATGTHAEVEDGKLLEQLMASVGFCTEVEEDLIDAVTGLSGSGPAYAFTALDALADGGVKMGLPRRLAVRLGAQALLGAAKMLLDSEQHPGQLKDNVCSPGGATIHALHVMESGGFRSLLINAVEASCIRTRELQFLADQERISPAAIKKTTLDKVLQQPGVTVSGVNNGNGRSGLSLFNNRNSGVKKKN, encoded by the exons ATGAGTGTCGGCTTCATCGGAGCAGGTCAGCTGGCTCATGCGTTGGTGAAAGGATTCACAGCCGCAG GTGTGATTGCGACGCACAGGATCACAGCCAGCTCCCCAGACACCGACCTGCCCACCGTGACCGGCCTGAGG AAAATGGGAGTGAGCCTGACAACCAGTAACAAAGAGACAGTCAGCAAGAGTGATGTCCTCTTTCTGGCTGTGAAGCCTCACATAATCCCCTTCGTCCTGGATGAGATTGGGCCAGACATTGAAGACCGTCATCTCATCGTGTCTTGTGCTGCAGGTGTCACCATCAGTTCCATTGAAAAG AAACTCCTTCAGTACCGCTCAGCCCCTAAAGTCATGAGGTGTATGACCAACACTCCAGTGGTGGTGAGAGAGGGAGCTACGGTCTACGCTACTGGCACTCATGCAGAG GTGGAGGATGGTAAGCTGCTGGAGCAGTTGATGGCTAGTGTAGGCTTCTGCACCGAGGTGGAGGAGGACCTCATTGACGCCGTCACTGGGCTAAGCGGCAGTGGTCCTGCTTAC GCATTCACAGCACTGGACGCCCTAGCAGATGGAGGAGTGAAGATGGGTCTGCCCAGGAGACTCGCTGTCCGACTCGGAGCTCAGGCTCTATTG GGAGCAGCCAAGATGCTGCTGGACTCGGAGCAGCACCCCGGCCAGCTGAAGGACAACGTGTGTTCGCCAGGGGGTGCCACCATTCATGCCCTTCATGTCATGGAAAGCGGGGGCTTCCGCAGCCTTCTCATCAATGCCGTGGAGGCCTCTTGTATCAGGACAAG GGAGCTGCAGTTTCTGGCTGATCAGGAGCGCATCTCCCCAGCAGCAATTAAGAAGACCACCCTGGACAAAGTGCTCCAGCAGCCTGGAGTCACAGTCAGCGGAGTCAACAATGGAAATGGAAGGTCAGGACTCAGCCTGTTCAACAACCGAAACTCTGGGGTCAAGAAGAAGAACTGA